From a single Nicotiana tomentosiformis chromosome 2, ASM39032v3, whole genome shotgun sequence genomic region:
- the LOC138904636 gene encoding uncharacterized protein, whose translation MGQADTIKDKNHASDQDRAKAMIFLCHHFDECLEMEYLTVKDPVILWNNLKDRYDHLKMVVLPHARYDWTHLRLQDFKFITEQHNGLLMKNHESRPIGSCLFPEVNETNFHQAKRRGGRGPSRGHGRGRGGNSNRGNNNAPKNPPHHQQWKMKEQKHEAV comes from the exons atgggtcaggcagacaccatcaaagataaaaatcatgCATCagaccaagaccgtgccaaagcaatgatattcctatgcCATCACTTTGATGAGTGCCTggaaatggaatatcttactgttaaagatccagtcatactgtggaataatttgaaagatagatatgaccacctaaagATGGTTGTTCTTCCacatgcacgttatgattggactcatctaaggctacaagattttaaatttatca ccgagcaacataatgggctattaatgaaaaaccatgaaagccgacctattGGTTCTTGtctattccctgaagtgaatgagacgaacttccaccaagctaagcgtcgAGGAGggcgtggccccagtcgtggtcatggacgtggtcggggaggaaactctaatcgaggtaataacaatgcaccaaagaaccctcctcaccaccagcagtggaaaatgaaggaacaaaagcatgaagccgTGTAA
- the LOC104104422 gene encoding plastidic glucose transporter 4, whose product MQASTFTVKGNIGFGLQNRRSLQGSGDLKRNTSLASRSLRMPERSSCFGVGMESASMGIELTRARKTVQSVFGSSAKARSHRVRASGGDIEDAAPLKVQGQSSGSVLPYVGVACLGAILFGYHLGVVNGALEYLAKDLGIVENTVIQGWIVSTVLAGATVGSFTGGALADKFGRTKTFVLDAIPLAVGAFLCTTAQSVQAMIIGRLLTGIGIGISSAIVPLYISEISPTEIRGTLGTVNQLFICIGILAALVAGLPLSGNPLWWRTMFGIALIPSVLLALGMAFSPESPRWLFQQGRISEAETSIKRLYGKERVAEVMGDLEASAQGSSEPDAGWLDLFSSRYWKVVSIGAALFLFQQFAGINAVVYYSTAVFRSAGISSDVAASALVGAANVFGTMVASSLMDKQGRKSLLLISFTGMAASMMLLSLSFTWKVLTPYSGTLAVLGTVLYVLSFSLGAGPVPALLLPEIFASRIRAKAVALSLGMHWISNFFIGLYFLSVVTKFGISTVYLGFASVCLLAVMYIASNVVETKGRSLEDIERELSPAI is encoded by the exons ATGCAAGCTTCAACTTTCACAGTCAAAGGCAACATAGGTTTTGGCCTTCAGAATCGTAGAAGTTTACAAGGCTCTGGTGACTTGAAAAGGAATACTTCATTAGCTTCTAGAAGCCTCCGGATGCCGGAGAGAAGTAGTTGCTTCGGAGTCGGTATGGAATCTGCTTCCATGGGGATCGAACTTACCCGTGCTAGGAAAACTGTTCAAAGTGTCTTTGGTTCATCCGCAAAGGCCAGATCACACCGTGTTCGAGCTTCTG GAGGAGATATTGAGGATGCAGCACCTCTCAAAGTTCAAGGGCAATCATCTGGATCAGTACTGCCCTATGTGGGTGTAGCTTGTCTGGGAGCAATTTTATTTGGGTATCACCTAGG GGTGGTGAATGGTGCCCTTGAATACCTAGCTAAGGATCTTGGGATCGTCGAGAACACTGTTATACAAG GATGGATTGTTAGCACAGTTCTTGCTGGCGCCACTGTTGGTTCATTTACTGGGGGAGCTCTGGCTGATAAATTTGGCCGAACAAAGACATTTGTATTGGATGCGATTCCACTTGCAGTTGGTGCGTTTCTATG TACCACTGCCCAGAGTGTGCAGGCTATGATCATTGGTCGCTTACTTACTGGAATTGGCATTGGCATCTCATCTGCTATTGTGCCACTTTACATATCTGAG ATTTCACCTACAGAAATTCGCGGCACACTCGGAACTGTCAATCAGCTATTCATTTGCATTGGAATCCTTGCTGCACTAGTGGCTGGATTGCCTCTGTCTGGAAATCCTTTGTG GTGGAGAACAATGTTTGGTATAGCACTTATTCCATCTGTTTTACTTGCGTTAGGAATGGCTTTTTCTCCAGAAAGTCCTCGGTGGCTCTTTCAG CAAGGAAGAATTTCTGAAGCTGAGACATCTATTAAAAGGCTATATGGTAAAGAAAGAGTTGCTGAGGTTATGGGTGATTTGGAAGCTTCTGCGCAGGGTTCTTCAGAACCGGATGCTGGGTGGCTTGATCTTTTTAGTAGCCGTTATTGGAAAG TTGTTAGCATTGGTGCAGCTTTGTTCTTGTTCCAGCAGTTCGCTGGGATAAATGCTGTGGTCTATTATTCCACTGCAGTGTTCCGAAGTGCTGGAATTTCATCTGATGTAGCAGCCAGTGCTCTGGTTGGAGCAGCCAACGTCTTTG GGACAATGGTGGCATCCTCTTTGATGGACAAACAAGGAAGAAAGAGTCTCTTGCTCATAAGCTTTACTGGAATG GCTGCATCAATGATGTTGCTTTCCTTGTCCTTCACTTGGAAGGTCCTGACACCATATTCTGGCACACTAGCTGTTCTTGGTACTGTCCT CTACGTGTTGTCCTTCTCACTTGGTGCTGGTCCTGTTCCTGCTCTTCTACTTCCTGAGATATTTGCCTCCAGAATTAGGGCAAAAGCGGTGGCTTTGTCTTTGGGGATGCATTGG ATATCAAACTTCTTTATTGGTCTGTACTTCTTGAGCGTTGTAACTAAATTTGGGATCAGTACGGTGTACCTGGGATTTGCATCAGTTTGTCTTCTTGCTGTTATGTATATAGCCAGTAATGTCGTGGAGACAAAGGGGCGGTCACTGGAGGATATAGAGCGTGAGTTAAGCCCAGCAATATGA
- the LOC104104423 gene encoding uncharacterized protein isoform X1 has product MEEDDDGRREAAIASVPSLQPNFTSKKGLNPAQISKFQELHRRRLKIKARSKVKDKSKEKFSGTLAEVGKYHGKDVNAKCKEAMGEKSIKIVEDSRITLPISSLTDLSSSQEDNLVGHSLSKKRQKLHWGYDLSKCLLLLEQTIGFNAIANLTVWLDTKERWERKSNM; this is encoded by the exons ATGGAAGAAGACGACGATGGAAGGAGAGAAGCTGCGATAGCATCAGTACCATCTCTACAACCCAATTTTACCTCTAAAAAGGGTCTTAACCCTGCTCAAATTTCCAAGTTTCAA GAGTTGCACCGAAGACGCTTAAAAATAAAAGCAAGATCAAAGGTCAAGGATAAATCAAAAG AGAAGTTTTCAGGAACTCTTGCTGAGGTGGGAAAGTATCATGGTAAAGATGTCAATGCCAAATGTAAGGAGGCAATGGgtgaaaaatcaattaaaatagtTGAAGATTCTAGAATTACATTGCCCATAAGTAGTCTGACGGACCTTTCATCCTCACAAGAAGACAATTTAGTAGGACATTCACTGTCAAAAAAGCGGCAGAAGTTGCATTGGGGGTATGATCTTTCAAAATGTTTGCTATTGTTAGAGCAAACAATTGGATTTAATGCCATAGCAAATTTAACAGTATG GCTTGATACCAAGGAGAGATGGGAAAGGAAATCCAATATGTAG
- the LOC104104423 gene encoding uncharacterized protein isoform X2 has product MEEDDDGRREAAIASVPSLQPNFTSKKGLNPAQISKFQELHRRRLKIKARSKVKDKSKGTLAEVGKYHGKDVNAKCKEAMGEKSIKIVEDSRITLPISSLTDLSSSQEDNLVGHSLSKKRQKLHWGYDLSKCLLLLEQTIGFNAIANLTVWLDTKERWERKSNM; this is encoded by the exons ATGGAAGAAGACGACGATGGAAGGAGAGAAGCTGCGATAGCATCAGTACCATCTCTACAACCCAATTTTACCTCTAAAAAGGGTCTTAACCCTGCTCAAATTTCCAAGTTTCAA GAGTTGCACCGAAGACGCTTAAAAATAAAAGCAAGATCAAAGGTCAAGGATAAATCAAAAG GAACTCTTGCTGAGGTGGGAAAGTATCATGGTAAAGATGTCAATGCCAAATGTAAGGAGGCAATGGgtgaaaaatcaattaaaatagtTGAAGATTCTAGAATTACATTGCCCATAAGTAGTCTGACGGACCTTTCATCCTCACAAGAAGACAATTTAGTAGGACATTCACTGTCAAAAAAGCGGCAGAAGTTGCATTGGGGGTATGATCTTTCAAAATGTTTGCTATTGTTAGAGCAAACAATTGGATTTAATGCCATAGCAAATTTAACAGTATG GCTTGATACCAAGGAGAGATGGGAAAGGAAATCCAATATGTAG
- the LOC104104423 gene encoding uncharacterized protein isoform X7 yields the protein MEEDDDGRREAAIASVPSLQPNFTSKKGLNPAQISKFQELHRRRLKIKARSKVKDKSKEKFSGTLAEVGKYHGKDVNAKCKEAMGEKSIKIVEDSRITLPISSLTDLSSSQEDNLVGHSLSKKRQKLHWGLDTKERWERKSNM from the exons ATGGAAGAAGACGACGATGGAAGGAGAGAAGCTGCGATAGCATCAGTACCATCTCTACAACCCAATTTTACCTCTAAAAAGGGTCTTAACCCTGCTCAAATTTCCAAGTTTCAA GAGTTGCACCGAAGACGCTTAAAAATAAAAGCAAGATCAAAGGTCAAGGATAAATCAAAAG AGAAGTTTTCAGGAACTCTTGCTGAGGTGGGAAAGTATCATGGTAAAGATGTCAATGCCAAATGTAAGGAGGCAATGGgtgaaaaatcaattaaaatagtTGAAGATTCTAGAATTACATTGCCCATAAGTAGTCTGACGGACCTTTCATCCTCACAAGAAGACAATTTAGTAGGACATTCACTGTCAAAAAAGCGGCAGAAGTTGCATTGGGG GCTTGATACCAAGGAGAGATGGGAAAGGAAATCCAATATGTAG
- the LOC104104423 gene encoding uncharacterized protein isoform X8 produces MEEDDDGRREAAIASVPSLQPNFTSKKGLNPAQISKFQELHRRRLKIKARSKVKDKSKGTLAEVGKYHGKDVNAKCKEAMGEKSIKIVEDSRITLPISSLTDLSSSQEDNLVGHSLSKKRQKLHWGLDTKERWERKSNM; encoded by the exons ATGGAAGAAGACGACGATGGAAGGAGAGAAGCTGCGATAGCATCAGTACCATCTCTACAACCCAATTTTACCTCTAAAAAGGGTCTTAACCCTGCTCAAATTTCCAAGTTTCAA GAGTTGCACCGAAGACGCTTAAAAATAAAAGCAAGATCAAAGGTCAAGGATAAATCAAAAG GAACTCTTGCTGAGGTGGGAAAGTATCATGGTAAAGATGTCAATGCCAAATGTAAGGAGGCAATGGgtgaaaaatcaattaaaatagtTGAAGATTCTAGAATTACATTGCCCATAAGTAGTCTGACGGACCTTTCATCCTCACAAGAAGACAATTTAGTAGGACATTCACTGTCAAAAAAGCGGCAGAAGTTGCATTGGGG GCTTGATACCAAGGAGAGATGGGAAAGGAAATCCAATATGTAG
- the LOC104104423 gene encoding uncharacterized protein isoform X4, with amino-acid sequence MEEDDDGRREAAIASVPSLQPNFTSKKGLNPAQISKFQELHRRRLKIKARSKVKDKSKGTLAEVGKYHGKDVNAKCKEAMGEKSIKIVEDSRITLPISSLTDLSSSQEDNLVGHSLSKKRQKLHWGYDLSKCLLLLEQTIGFNAIANLTVWYHKCGILA; translated from the exons ATGGAAGAAGACGACGATGGAAGGAGAGAAGCTGCGATAGCATCAGTACCATCTCTACAACCCAATTTTACCTCTAAAAAGGGTCTTAACCCTGCTCAAATTTCCAAGTTTCAA GAGTTGCACCGAAGACGCTTAAAAATAAAAGCAAGATCAAAGGTCAAGGATAAATCAAAAG GAACTCTTGCTGAGGTGGGAAAGTATCATGGTAAAGATGTCAATGCCAAATGTAAGGAGGCAATGGgtgaaaaatcaattaaaatagtTGAAGATTCTAGAATTACATTGCCCATAAGTAGTCTGACGGACCTTTCATCCTCACAAGAAGACAATTTAGTAGGACATTCACTGTCAAAAAAGCGGCAGAAGTTGCATTGGGGGTATGATCTTTCAAAATGTTTGCTATTGTTAGAGCAAACAATTGGATTTAATGCCATAGCAAATTTAACAGTATGGTACCATAAGTGTGGCATTTTG GCTTGA
- the LOC104104423 gene encoding uncharacterized protein isoform X6, protein MEEDDDGRREAAIASVPSLQPNFTSKKGLNPAQISKFQELHRRRLKIKARSKVKDKSKGTLAEVGKYHGKDVNAKCKEAMGEKSIKIVEDSRITLPISSLTDLSSSQEDNLVGHSLSKKRQKLHWGYDLSKCLLLLEQTIGFNAIANLTA, encoded by the exons ATGGAAGAAGACGACGATGGAAGGAGAGAAGCTGCGATAGCATCAGTACCATCTCTACAACCCAATTTTACCTCTAAAAAGGGTCTTAACCCTGCTCAAATTTCCAAGTTTCAA GAGTTGCACCGAAGACGCTTAAAAATAAAAGCAAGATCAAAGGTCAAGGATAAATCAAAAG GAACTCTTGCTGAGGTGGGAAAGTATCATGGTAAAGATGTCAATGCCAAATGTAAGGAGGCAATGGgtgaaaaatcaattaaaatagtTGAAGATTCTAGAATTACATTGCCCATAAGTAGTCTGACGGACCTTTCATCCTCACAAGAAGACAATTTAGTAGGACATTCACTGTCAAAAAAGCGGCAGAAGTTGCATTGGGGGTATGATCTTTCAAAATGTTTGCTATTGTTAGAGCAAACAATTGGATTTAATGCCATAGCAAATTTAACA GCTTGA
- the LOC104104423 gene encoding uncharacterized protein isoform X3 gives MEEDDDGRREAAIASVPSLQPNFTSKKGLNPAQISKFQELHRRRLKIKARSKVKDKSKEKFSGTLAEVGKYHGKDVNAKCKEAMGEKSIKIVEDSRITLPISSLTDLSSSQEDNLVGHSLSKKRQKLHWGYDLSKCLLLLEQTIGFNAIANLTVWYHKCGILA, from the exons ATGGAAGAAGACGACGATGGAAGGAGAGAAGCTGCGATAGCATCAGTACCATCTCTACAACCCAATTTTACCTCTAAAAAGGGTCTTAACCCTGCTCAAATTTCCAAGTTTCAA GAGTTGCACCGAAGACGCTTAAAAATAAAAGCAAGATCAAAGGTCAAGGATAAATCAAAAG AGAAGTTTTCAGGAACTCTTGCTGAGGTGGGAAAGTATCATGGTAAAGATGTCAATGCCAAATGTAAGGAGGCAATGGgtgaaaaatcaattaaaatagtTGAAGATTCTAGAATTACATTGCCCATAAGTAGTCTGACGGACCTTTCATCCTCACAAGAAGACAATTTAGTAGGACATTCACTGTCAAAAAAGCGGCAGAAGTTGCATTGGGGGTATGATCTTTCAAAATGTTTGCTATTGTTAGAGCAAACAATTGGATTTAATGCCATAGCAAATTTAACAGTATGGTACCATAAGTGTGGCATTTTG GCTTGA
- the LOC104104423 gene encoding uncharacterized protein isoform X5, protein MEEDDDGRREAAIASVPSLQPNFTSKKGLNPAQISKFQELHRRRLKIKARSKVKDKSKEKFSGTLAEVGKYHGKDVNAKCKEAMGEKSIKIVEDSRITLPISSLTDLSSSQEDNLVGHSLSKKRQKLHWGYDLSKCLLLLEQTIGFNAIANLTA, encoded by the exons ATGGAAGAAGACGACGATGGAAGGAGAGAAGCTGCGATAGCATCAGTACCATCTCTACAACCCAATTTTACCTCTAAAAAGGGTCTTAACCCTGCTCAAATTTCCAAGTTTCAA GAGTTGCACCGAAGACGCTTAAAAATAAAAGCAAGATCAAAGGTCAAGGATAAATCAAAAG AGAAGTTTTCAGGAACTCTTGCTGAGGTGGGAAAGTATCATGGTAAAGATGTCAATGCCAAATGTAAGGAGGCAATGGgtgaaaaatcaattaaaatagtTGAAGATTCTAGAATTACATTGCCCATAAGTAGTCTGACGGACCTTTCATCCTCACAAGAAGACAATTTAGTAGGACATTCACTGTCAAAAAAGCGGCAGAAGTTGCATTGGGGGTATGATCTTTCAAAATGTTTGCTATTGTTAGAGCAAACAATTGGATTTAATGCCATAGCAAATTTAACA GCTTGA